One region of Primulina tabacum isolate GXHZ01 chromosome 1, ASM2559414v2, whole genome shotgun sequence genomic DNA includes:
- the LOC142541363 gene encoding early nodulin-like protein 21 — translation MVQQRPALCGCSHAENSQIVPDMSDCLLLQESSSYNMGSCFQFQAANRAGWAVPPANQTDLYNEWASRERFEVGDTVRFKYKKDSVMEVNKTEYNECNSSRPNFFSNKGDTIYTLDRSGFFYFISGATGHCERGQRMIVWVIGQDEDSTAKSHAYKNNALFSYALFLIVSVFHFFA, via the exons ATGGTCCAACAAAGGCCCGCTTTATGTGGATGCAGTCATGCAGAGAATTCGCAGATCGTCCCCGACATGTCCGATTGTTTACTCTTGCAGGAGTCGTCATCATATAAC ATGGGGAGTTGCTTCCAGTTTCAAGCGGCCAACAGGGCCGGTTGGGCCGTGCCGCCAGCGAATCAGACCGATCTCTACAACGAATGGGCCTCTCGGGAAAGGTTCGAGGTTGGGGACACCGTTC GTTTCAAATACAAGAAAGATTCTGTCATGGAAGTGAACAAGACCGAGTACAACGAATGTAATTCCAGTCGCCCCAATTTCTTCTCCAACAAGGGGGACACCATCTACACGCTGGACCGGTCGGGCTTTTTCTACTTCATAAGCGGGGCGACCGGTCACTGCGAAAGGGGACAGAGAATGATCGTTTGGGTTATCGGGCAGGACGAGGATTCCACTGCTAAGTCTCATGCTTACAAGAACAATGCCCTTTTCTCGTATGCCCTGTTCTTGATCGTGtctgtttttcattttttcgcATGA
- the LOC142521149 gene encoding uncharacterized protein LOC142521149, whose product MIKWTVELCEYDIEYKPRVAIKAQALSDFLSEMIQPSEEEVWKVSVDGASILVGCGVGVVLVSPLGEKIKLALRIDSRITNNEAEYEAVLAGIRAAREGIYEAKDDKMLKYLRLIRAQAESFMDWSIEQVPREENSEADALAKMAASLSEVNTREVLHITRLVLSTEEEASPMPEDSWMTPLIAYIMNHELPEDKARAQKIKRQAPRFVLLNKILYIRSFQGPLLKCLNEKEVDYVLREIHEGCCAEHLGGMSLTRKTMLAGFWWPTLKQDSARLVQICEGCQHHSNFSYSPATLMKPIWASCPFDQWDMDIVGPFPVARAQKKFLLVAVDYFSKWVEAEPLAKITEQEVLKFLWKNIVCRFGVPRRIISDNGRQFQGKRITSWCQEMKITQSFTYVAYPQANGQTEVVNRVIVQALKARLQVLPVEIGQTSSRVESYPEDNDQSRAMELDLIEEKRDRAFIRMEAYRNRVMKSYNKRVRMRDFQVGDLVMKKSTLLGKLGSWKPDGKDLTKSLGESTRDPFI is encoded by the exons ATGATAAAATGGACAGTAGAGTTGTGTGAATATGACATCGAGTACAAGCCCCGAGTGGCCATTAAAGCGCAGGCTTTGTCAGATTTCTTATCTGAAATGATCCAGCCCAGCGAGGAGGAGGTATGGAAAGTATCAGTGGATGGGGCATCTATCCTGGTGGGGTGCGGAGTAGGGGTGGTATTAGTGTCTCCCTTGGGAGAAAAGATCAAATTAGCATTAAGAATTGATTCCCGGATAACCAATAATGAAGCTGAGTATGAGGCTGTTCTTGCAGGTATTCGAGCTGCCCGGGAA GGCATTTATGAGGCTAAGGATGACAAGATGCTTAAATATTTACGGCTCATTCGAGCCCAAGCAGAAAGCTTCAtggattggagtattgaacaaGTACCCCGAGAAGAAAACAGTGAGGCAGACGCTTTGGCTAAAATGGCTGCTTCTTTATCAGAAGTTAATACCCGGGAGGTGTTGCATATTACTCGGCTGGTTCTCTCTACGGAGGAAGAAGCATCACCCATGCCTGAAGATTCATGGATGACACCACTGATCGCGTATATTATGAACCATGAGCTCCCTGAGGATAAAGCCCGAGCTCAAAAGATCAAAAGACAGGCCcccaggtttgttctcttaaataaaattttgtacatAAGATCATTCCAAGGACCGCTTTTGAAGTGTTTAAATGAAAAAGAGGTGGATTATGTTCTCCGAGAAATTCATGAGGGGTGTTGTGCCGAGCACCTCGGAGGAATGTCTTTAACTCgaaaaacaatgcttgctgGATTCTGGTGGCCCACCTTAAAACAAGATTCTGCTCGTTTGGTCCAGATTTGTGAGGGCTGTCAGCATCATTCGAATTTCAGCTACAGCCCGGCCACTCTCATGAAGCCTATTTGGGCATCCTGCCCTTTTGATCAATGGGACATGGATATTGTGGGTCCTTTTCCGGTTGCCCGGGCTCAGAAAAAATTCTTACTAGTAGCTGTTGACTACTTTTCTAAGTGGGTTGAAGCTGAGCCTTTAGCAAAGATCACCGAGCAGGAAGtattgaaatttttatggaaGAACATTGTGTGCCGGTTCGGAGTGCCCAGGAGAATAATCTCGGACAATGGAAGACAATTTCAAGGCAAAAGAATTACGTCATGGTGCCAagaaatgaaaatcactcaatcTTTTACCTATGTTGCATATCCTCAAGCCAATGGTCAGacagaagttgtcaatagaGTCATTGTGCAAGCATTAAAGGCAAGACTTCAGG ttcTTCCAGTAGAGATCGGGCAGACCTCttcccgggtagaatcttacccggagGACAATGACCAGAGCAGGGCCATGGAATTGGACTTAATAGAAGAAAAAAGGGACAGGGCATTTATTCGAATGGAGGCATACAGAAATCGGGTGATGAAATCCTATAACAAGAGGGTCCGTATGCGAGACTTCCAAGTtggggatttagtcatgaaaaaGTCAACCCTGCTGGGGAAGTTGGGAAGCTGGAAGCCCGATGGGAAGGACCTTACAAAATCACTCGGAGAGTCAACTCGGGATCCTTTTATTTAG
- the LOC142541164 gene encoding putative disease resistance protein At3g14460, producing the protein MASAALASLVSSLKRIQRLGKQICCLQEKVRFLMEVAVDSCLVRTLDGWKLKRQIIGAAHQAEDIISVHLSKESRDHLGVEFEQQLQGIVEEFDSILKSTMELLDINYFCPMSLPNSTTEDLDRNSQLMDQLEQQEMLDSIEDSLGFDWNHESSMVGFHEDFLQIKDWLLGSPYHLEVMTIVGMTGTGKTTLARNLFENPAIHHIFKIHAWVSFSRTNNAHKMMKGILDSLRPIEDELDDKSIEQLTDILYRSLKGKRYFIVLDDVWDIQVWDDIKRSFPNDNIKSRIILTTRLLEMDLKDRFSKIHNMSLLTPKMSWTLFCIKVFGDEDCPQGLECAAKIMLGNCGGIPLAILVIGGLLSKVRRTKDDWQLIARTMKSSTTSEEQLKGIFSLIYMYLPDHLRACIRSMIILAEDYELSVPRIITLWIDEGLVNQLGSKSPEEVAEEFLKDLIDRSLMVVCKPNKKGDVDLCSVCSILKDFFMAKNPDILQILLSTSNRSTTPERGIEDLPRGYSEGVSMIVLEGQKGEINCKENLGISMDILFNNRYTKDCIRYCSLFPSAYEFTKDILVWQWIAQGGTIAGNSVFVEEACIQCFDILLKLKYVAPIGYEYDGLYKNKYKVGDEMNEFLQNHPVGSQVTKELDSSHVDVSELEHLSLSFKVIDQINFGIIKKLSHLHTLIIHGCRSSIVKFFLPSDLFLELKALRMLNISRTDVSHLPSSIENSKALRFLDMSETSIISLPEKMCNLTNLQTLKLDKCKSLSRLPNRTKELINLRHLILDVAGQLDSMPEGMGNLSELRTLRTFLVGEDDGHNINELKHMNKLSGSLRISNLENVKSPAKAADASLCCKHDLRKIEFWWVDLQYEKNPMEEEILACLEPTLGIQEIEVCYYSGGKFPSWISKPSFDELVSITLYMCIYCDNLPSLGQLPSLKFISVVGMNEVLEINNLFCGEQIDKNQPSFPMLEKLSFYGMPKLEKWTEIRIGDFPHLLDLSIESCQKFKCLPFLSHLNSLNCMQLCNCPELSCLPDGGFPSTLETLMVEDCPKLEGRCSKDKGEDWCKIAHVPAVYLDGVKIHTK; encoded by the exons ATGGCTTCCGCTGCCCTTGCTTCTCTCGTCTCATCATTGAAGAGGATTCAGCGTCTTGGGAAACAAATTTGCTGTCTCCAGGAAAAGGTTCGTTTCTTGATGGAAGTTGCGGTAGATTCTTGCCTCGTACGAACCTTAGACGGCTGGAAATTGAAACGGCAAATCATCGGGGCGGCCCATCAAGCAGAAGATATTATTTCTGTTCACCTGTCAAAGGAATCTCGTGATCATCTGGGGGTGGAATTTGAACAGCAGTTGCAGGGGATAGTGGAAGAATTCGATTCGATTTTGAAATCCACCATGGAATTGCTGGATATAAACTATTTTTGTCCAATGTCGTTACCCAACTCCACAACCGAGGATTTGGATAGGAACTCTCAACTTATGGATCAATTGGAGCAACAGGAAATGTTGGATTCTATTGAGGACTCTCTGGGATTTGATTGGAATCACGAAAGCTCTATGGTTGGATTCCATGAAGACTTTTTACAAATTAAAGATTGGCTACTTGGATCACCATATCATCTCGAAGTCATGACGATTGTTGGGATGACTGGAACTGGTAAGACTACTCTCGCAAGAAATTTGTTTGAGAACCCGGCCattcatcatattttcaaaattcatgCTTGGGTATCATTTTCTCGAACAAATAATGCGCACAAAATGATGAAGGGTATTCTGGATTCCTTGAGACCTATCGAAGATGAACTGGATGACAAGAGCATTGAACAATTAACAGATATTCTTTACAGAAGTTTAAAGGGTAAGAGGTACTTCATTGTATTGGATGATGTGTGGGATATCCAGGTCTGGGATGACATCAAAAGATCATTTCCTAATGATAATATAAAGAGCCGGATCATTTTAACTACTAGGCTGTTGGAGATGGATCTTAAAGACCGGTTTTCCAAGATTCACAACATGAGTCTTCTTACACCCAAAATGAGCTGGACTCTGTTTTGTATCAAAGTTTTTGGGGACGAAGATTGCCCTCAGGGGCTTGAGTGTGCTGCAAAAATTATGTTAGGGAATTGTGGAGGAATTCCCCTTGCAATTCTTGTGATTGGTGGCCTTCTCTCCAAAGTTCGCAGGACTAAAGATGACTGGCAGCTTATTGCGAGGACTATGAAGTCATCCACAACTTCTGAGGAACAGTTGAAGGGGATTTTCTCCTTGATCTACATGTACTTGCCAGATCATCTGAGAGCATGCATCCGTTCCATGATAATCTTGGCAGAAGATTATGAACTCTCAGTCCCCCGAATCATCACGCTTTGGATTGATGAGGGACTGGTAAATCAACTTGGTTCTAAAAGTCCTGAAGAAGTGGCTGAGGAGTTTCTGAAAGATCTAATTGATAGAAGTCTCATGGTGGTTTGCAAGCCAAATAAAAAGGGTGATGTTGACTTGTGTAGCGTTTGTAGCATCTTGAAGGACTTCTTCATGGCTAAGAATCCAGATATTCTTCAG ATTTTGCTCTCAACTTCAAATCGAAGCACCACACCGGAACGGGGTATTGAAGATCTTCCAAGAGGCTATAGTGAAGGCGTTTCCATGATAGTTCTGGAAGGACAAAAAGGGGAAATTAACTGCAAGGAAAATCTAGGAATATCAATGGACATATTGTTTAACAACAGATACACGAAAGACTGCATTAGATATTGTTCGTTATTTCCATCAGCGTATGAATTCACCAAGGACATTCTAGTTTGGCAATGGATTGCTCAAGGGGGAACGATAGCAGGAAACAGTGTATTCGTCGAGGAAGCATGCATTCAGTGCTTTGATATATTGTTGAAGCTCAAATACGTTGCTCCCATTGGGTATGAATATGATGGACtttataaaaacaaatacaaagTTGGTGATGAGATGAATGAATTCCTTCAAAATCATCCCGTAGGATCTCAGGTTACGAAAGAATTGGATAGTAGCCATGTCGATGTGTCTGAACTCGAACATTTGTCCTTGTCCTTCAAGGTCATTGACCAAATCAATTTTGGGATCATAAAAAAGTTGAGCCATCTTCATACTCTCATAATTCATGGTTGCCGCAGTTCTATTGTTAAATTCTTCTTACCTTCTGATTTGTTTCTGGAGCTTAAGGCATTAAGGATGTTAAATATAAGTCGTACTGATGTGTCGCACCTGCCAAGTTCTATTGAAAATTCAAAGGCGTTGCGATTTCTTGATATGTCTGAGACATCAATTATATCGTTGCCTGAGAAAATGTGCAATCTGACCAATCTGCAAACTTTAAAACTTGACAAATGTAAGTCCCTATCTCGACTGCCTAATCGTACAAAAGAGTTGATTAACCTGCGCCATTTGATTCTTGATGTTGCTGGCCAGTTGGACTCAATGCCAGAAGGTATGGGAAATCTGTCAGAGTTACGCACTTTAAGGACATTTTTGGTTGGCGAAGACGATGGCCATAACATAAATGAGTTGAAACACATGAACAAATTGAGCGGATCACTTCGAATTTCGAATCTTGAAAATGTTAAATCTCCTGCTAAGGCTGCAGATGCTTCTCTTTGCTGCAAACATGACCTCAGAAAAATAGAATTTTGGTGGGTGGATCTTCAATATGAGAAGAATCCAATGGAAGAGGAAATACTAGCATGCCTTGAACCAACTTTGGGCATCCAAGAGATAGAAGTATGCTATTATAGCGGTGGAAAATTCCCGAGTTGGATAAGCAAGCCGTCTTTTGATGAATTGGTTAGTATAACCCTCtatatgtgtatatattgtGACAACCTTCCATCTCTTGGACAATTGCCATCTCTAAAGTTTATCAGTGTTGTTGGAATGAATGAGGTGCTAGAAATCAACAACCTCTTTTGTGGGGAACAAATTGATAAGAATCAACCCTCGTTTCCTATGCTCGAGAAACTGTCATTTTATGGAATGCCGAAATTGGAAAAATGGACAGAAATAAGAATCGGCGATTTTCCCCATCTCTTGGATCTCAGTATCGAATCGTGTCAGAAATTCAAGTGCCTTCCTTTTCTGTCACATTTGAACTCTCTTAATTGTATGCAATTATGCAATTGTCCTGAACTCTCATGTTTGCCTGATGGTGGATTTCCATCCACCCTTGAAACATTAATGGTCGAAGATTGTCCCAAATTAGAAGGACGATGCAGCAAAGATAAAGGTGAAGATTGGTGCAAGATTGCTCATGTGCCTGCTGTTTATCTCGATGGCGTGAAGATCCATACGAAATAG
- the LOC142541465 gene encoding protein NOI4-like yields MTSHEKGRPLPKFGEWDVNNPASADGFTVIFAKARDEKKATGTATGTAAPSPPPPSMSQPHQSYNDPRKKNWLCCF; encoded by the exons ATGACGTCT CACGAGAAAGGTCGGCCTTTGCCGAAATTTGGGGAGTGGGACGTGAACAATCCGGCATCGGCTGATGGATTCACAGTCATATTTGCCAAGGCTAGGGACGAAAAGAAAGCAACCGGTACAGCCACTGGCACGGCAGCACCCTCGCCGCCGCCACCTTCCATGTCTCAGCCACACCAATCATACAATGACCCCCGCAAG AAAAACTGGCTGTGTTGCTTTTGA
- the LOC142541287 gene encoding pectate lyase-like, which produces MSNITINSSLSLFFFYFFFFFFLFLISHPVLSTFSHVQDPDLVVQDVHQSINASRRNLGYLSCASGNPIDDCWRCDPNWEKNRQRLADCAIGFGKNAGGGRDGRIYVVTDPGDDDPVNPRPGTLRHAVIQNEPLWIIFKRDMVIRLNQELVMNSHKTIDGRGASVHISNGPCITIHYASNIIIHGIHIHDCVIAGNGIIRDSPQHAGHWEVSDGDGIVIFAGKNIWIDHCSLSNCNDGLIDVIHGSTAVTISNNYFTHHDKVMLLGHSDAFGQDKNMQVTIAFNHFGEGLVQRMPRCRLGYFHVVNNDYTHWEMYAIGGSASPTIYSHGNRFLAPNDRFRKEVTKHEDAPESKWKHWNWISEGDLMLNGAFFRQSGGGAWAACSRASSLSARPVSLVGSVTRTAGALNCRAGSRC; this is translated from the exons ATGTCCAATATCACCATTAATTCCTCGTTATCGTTATTCTTCTtctacttcttcttcttcttcttcctatTCTTGATATCTCATCCAGTGCTCTCCACATTCTCTCATGTTCAAGACCCTGATCTCGTGGTACAAGATGTGCATCA GAGCATTAATGCGTCCAGAAGAAACTTAGGCTACCTCTCTTGCGCTTCCGGCAACCCCATCGACGACTGCTGGCGGTGCGATCCCAACTGGGAGAAAAACCGCCAGCGTTTAGCCGACTGTGCTATCGGCTTCGGCAAGAATGCAGGTGGTGGCAGAGACGGCCGCATCTATGTCGTCACTGACCCCGGGGACGATGATCCAGTGAACCCACGGCCTGGTACCCTCCGCCATGCTGTGATCCAAAACGAGCCGCTATGGATAATCTTCAAGCGCGACATGGTCATACGGCTAAATCAAGAACTCGTAATGAACTCCCACAAAACCATAGACGGCCGCGGCGCCAGTGTCCATATATCTAACGGCCCATGCATTACTATTCACTACGCGAGTAACATAATTATCCATGGGATTCACATACATGACTGTGTGATAGCCGGGAATGGGATTATCAGAGATTCCCCGCAGCATGCAGGGCACTGGGAGGTTTCTGATGGAGATGGGATCGTCATTTTCGCCGGGAAAAATATCTGGATAGACCATTGCTCGTTGTCGAATTGCAACGACGGGCTGATAGACGTGATCCATGGGTCGACCGCAGTCACGATTTCGAATAATTATTTCACTCATCATGATAAGGTGATGTTGTTAGGACACAGTGATGCGTTTGGGCAGGATAAGAATATGCAGGTGACCATtgctttcaatcattttggAGAAGGGCTGGTTCAAAGGATGCCTAGGTGTAGGCTTGGGTATTTTCATGTGGTGAACAATGACTATACTCATTGGGAAATGTATGCAATTGGTGGAAGTGCTTCTCCTACCATTTATAGCCACGGGAACAGATTTCTTGCACCCAATGATAGGTTTAGAAAAGAG GTGACGAAGCACGAGGATGCGCCGGAAAGCAAATGGAAACACTGGAACTGGATATCGGAAGGCGATCTGATGTTGAACGGTGCCTTTTTCCGGCAATCGGGAGGTGGAGCTTGGGCAGCATGTTCGAGGGCATCAAGTTTAAGTGCTAGGCCAGTTTCTCTCGTGGGTTCAGTCACCAGAACTGCTGGGGCACTTAATTGCAGGGCTGGATCTCGTTGCTAG